Proteins encoded in a region of the Anopheles aquasalis chromosome 2, idAnoAquaMG_Q_19, whole genome shotgun sequence genome:
- the LOC126580997 gene encoding saccharopine dehydrogenase-like oxidoreductase isoform X1: protein MQLRGYVAIRYNRIAINFHSPVDAIKMEQGNEKLDVIIFGASGFTGKYTIFEGIKLLDGLRWGVAGRNRDKVRQVLGEVEKKADRDLSEIPIVVADIKDPESLRQMAERCRVVINCCGPYRFYGEPVIKACIAAGTHHVDVSGEPQYMERMQLEYHQAALERGVYIVSACGFDSIPADLGTVYTESEFDGVVNSIETYLTLSSNVPFAGGAVLHYGTWESAIYGLAHANELRQLRTDLFKTRLPHFQPRLKDRPVVHKVANPAGWWAVPFPGSDRSVVMRSQRHFYDTDKKRPIQMKAYVAFQSLLHVFGVAFVAIVFSIMCRFKFGRQLLLKFPKLFSLGFSSHEGPTEQTMENAEFAIYFSAEGWDKEEKLLEPNDQYKSPPTKRILTKVSGTNPGYGATCVALVLSATTILKESDKMPGSGGVFPPGAAYAKTSLIEQLCKNGFKFEVLKRSK, encoded by the exons ATGCAGTTACGCGGTTATGTAGCTATACGTTATAACCGAATTGCGATCAATTTCCACTCACCTGTTGATG CGATCAAGATGGAGcaaggaaatgaaaagctgGACGTAATTATCTTCGGAGCGAGTGGTTTTACCGGAAAGTACACGATCTTCGAAGGAATCAAGCTGCTGGATGGACTCCGGTGGGGCGTTGCCGGTCGCAACCGCGACAAGGTGCGACAGGTGTTGGGCGAGGTTGAGAAGAAGGCCGATCGCGACCTCTCCGAGATACCGATCGTGGTGGCCGATATCAAAGATCCGGAATCGCTACGCCAGATGGCCGAACGGTGCCGGGTAGTGATCAATTGCTGCGGACCGTACCGGTTCTATGGTGAACCCGTCATCAAGGCGTGTATTGCCGCCGGTACCCACCATGTGGACGTGAGCGGTGAGCCGCAGTATATGGAGCGGATGCAGCTGGAGTACCACCAGGCGGCACTGGAGCGTGGTGTCTACATCGTTTCCGCATGCGGGTTCGACTCGATACCGGCCGATCTCGGCACGGTTTACACGGAATCCGAGTTTGATGGGGTGGTGAACTCGATCGAAACGTACCTTACGCTGAGCTCCAATGTGCCGTTCGCAGGTGGAGCGGTTCTGCATTACGGTACCTGGGAGTCTGCGATCTACGGGCTGGCGCATGCTAACGAACTGCGACAGTTACGTACGGATCTGTTCAAGACGCGTTTGCCGCACTTCCAGCCCCGGCTTAAGGATCGTCCCGTGGTGCACAAGGTAGCCAATCCGGCCGGTTGGTgggccgttccgttccctggCTCGGACCGATCGGTCGTCATGCGCTCGCAGCGGCACTTCTACGATACGGACAAGAAGCGACCCATCCAGATGAAAGCCTACGTTGCATTTCA ATCACTGCTGCACGTGTTCGGCGTTGCGTTTGTTGCAATAGTGTTTAGCATTATGTGTCGTTTCAAGTTTGGCCGTCAGTTGCTACTAAAG TTCCCGAAACTGTTCTCGCTTGGCTTTAGTTCGCACGAAGGACCAACGGAGCAAACGATGGAGAACGCCGAGTTCGCCATTTACTTCAGTGCAGAAGGCTGGGACAAGGAGGAAAAACTGCTGGAACCAAATGATCAGTACAAGAGCCCACCGACGAAGCGCATCCTCACGAAGGTGTCTGGCACCAATCCCGGCTATGGTGCTACATGCGTTGCCCTCGTACTGTCGGCTACCACTATCCTGAAAGAGAGTGATAAGATGCCTGGAAG CGGTGGTGTATTTCCTCCCGGTGCGGCGTACGCTAAGACGAGCCTAATTGAGCAGTTGTGCAAGAATGGATTCAAATTTGAGGTGTTGAAGAGATCGAAATAG
- the LOC126580997 gene encoding saccharopine dehydrogenase-like oxidoreductase isoform X2, with the protein MEQGNEKLDVIIFGASGFTGKYTIFEGIKLLDGLRWGVAGRNRDKVRQVLGEVEKKADRDLSEIPIVVADIKDPESLRQMAERCRVVINCCGPYRFYGEPVIKACIAAGTHHVDVSGEPQYMERMQLEYHQAALERGVYIVSACGFDSIPADLGTVYTESEFDGVVNSIETYLTLSSNVPFAGGAVLHYGTWESAIYGLAHANELRQLRTDLFKTRLPHFQPRLKDRPVVHKVANPAGWWAVPFPGSDRSVVMRSQRHFYDTDKKRPIQMKAYVAFQSLLHVFGVAFVAIVFSIMCRFKFGRQLLLKFPKLFSLGFSSHEGPTEQTMENAEFAIYFSAEGWDKEEKLLEPNDQYKSPPTKRILTKVSGTNPGYGATCVALVLSATTILKESDKMPGSGGVFPPGAAYAKTSLIEQLCKNGFKFEVLKRSK; encoded by the exons ATGGAGcaaggaaatgaaaagctgGACGTAATTATCTTCGGAGCGAGTGGTTTTACCGGAAAGTACACGATCTTCGAAGGAATCAAGCTGCTGGATGGACTCCGGTGGGGCGTTGCCGGTCGCAACCGCGACAAGGTGCGACAGGTGTTGGGCGAGGTTGAGAAGAAGGCCGATCGCGACCTCTCCGAGATACCGATCGTGGTGGCCGATATCAAAGATCCGGAATCGCTACGCCAGATGGCCGAACGGTGCCGGGTAGTGATCAATTGCTGCGGACCGTACCGGTTCTATGGTGAACCCGTCATCAAGGCGTGTATTGCCGCCGGTACCCACCATGTGGACGTGAGCGGTGAGCCGCAGTATATGGAGCGGATGCAGCTGGAGTACCACCAGGCGGCACTGGAGCGTGGTGTCTACATCGTTTCCGCATGCGGGTTCGACTCGATACCGGCCGATCTCGGCACGGTTTACACGGAATCCGAGTTTGATGGGGTGGTGAACTCGATCGAAACGTACCTTACGCTGAGCTCCAATGTGCCGTTCGCAGGTGGAGCGGTTCTGCATTACGGTACCTGGGAGTCTGCGATCTACGGGCTGGCGCATGCTAACGAACTGCGACAGTTACGTACGGATCTGTTCAAGACGCGTTTGCCGCACTTCCAGCCCCGGCTTAAGGATCGTCCCGTGGTGCACAAGGTAGCCAATCCGGCCGGTTGGTgggccgttccgttccctggCTCGGACCGATCGGTCGTCATGCGCTCGCAGCGGCACTTCTACGATACGGACAAGAAGCGACCCATCCAGATGAAAGCCTACGTTGCATTTCA ATCACTGCTGCACGTGTTCGGCGTTGCGTTTGTTGCAATAGTGTTTAGCATTATGTGTCGTTTCAAGTTTGGCCGTCAGTTGCTACTAAAG TTCCCGAAACTGTTCTCGCTTGGCTTTAGTTCGCACGAAGGACCAACGGAGCAAACGATGGAGAACGCCGAGTTCGCCATTTACTTCAGTGCAGAAGGCTGGGACAAGGAGGAAAAACTGCTGGAACCAAATGATCAGTACAAGAGCCCACCGACGAAGCGCATCCTCACGAAGGTGTCTGGCACCAATCCCGGCTATGGTGCTACATGCGTTGCCCTCGTACTGTCGGCTACCACTATCCTGAAAGAGAGTGATAAGATGCCTGGAAG CGGTGGTGTATTTCCTCCCGGTGCGGCGTACGCTAAGACGAGCCTAATTGAGCAGTTGTGCAAGAATGGATTCAAATTTGAGGTGTTGAAGAGATCGAAATAG
- the LOC126580996 gene encoding phenylalanine--tRNA ligase alpha subunit — protein sequence MQDISERILKYIDEHGEVDTLDLAAVFQQDHQKIVGGVKSIEANGDLIRSQPSTRKSWKLTAEGEHILQHGSHEANIFHAVPAAGIAQAELMKSGKNPKAGFSKAMSNGWIYIDKSGGAPLVRRKVDTIEDDVLACLKKIVAGRESAVPDSTKGDYKKRKILEETVIKSFILSKGPEFATSLKKLETDLTVEMLASGLWKDLKFKAYNFDALGATPGRGQLHPLMKVRTEFRQIFLEMGFSEMPTNNFVESCFWNFDALYVPQQHPARDQQDTFFVSHPQLSSKFPLPLIESVRESHERGTDGSIGYRYEWKLDEARKNVLRTHTTGVSARMLYKVANQPGGFRPVKYFSIDKVFRNETLDATHLAEFHQVEGVVADYNITLGDLIGTFNAFFNKLGITELEYKPTFNPYTEPSMEIFCFHPGLQRWIEVGNSGMFRPEMLRPLGVPEGVNVIAWGLSLERPTMIKYGLNNIRDLIGPKVDLKMVQDGPICRMNC from the exons ATGCAAGATATCTCGGAACGCATTTTGAAGTACATCGACGAGCACGGGGAGGTGGATACGCTCGATCTGGCCGCGGTGTTCCAGCAGGATCACCAGAAAATCGTTGGCGGAGTCAAAAGTATCGAAGCGAACGGAGATCTGATCCGCTCCCAACCGAGCACGCGAAAGTCCTGGAAACTTACGGCTGAGGGAGAACACATCCTCCAGCATGGCAGCCACGAGGCCAACATTTTCCACGCAGTTCCGGCCGCAGGTATCGCGCAGGCCGAGCTAATGAAG TCCGGAAAGAACCCGAAGGCAGGCTTCAGCAAGGCAATGTCCAACGGGTGGATTTACATCGATAAGAGCGGAGGCGCACCACTAGTTCGCCGCAAGGTGGATACGATCGAGGACGATGTGTTGGCCTGCCTGAAGAAGATTGTCGCCGGTCGAGAGTCAGCCGTTCCCGACAGTACCAAGGGCGACTACAAGAAGCGCAAAATTCTCGAAGAAACGGTCATCAAAAGCTTCATCCTCTCGAAGGGTCCGGAATTTGCGACATCGCTGAAGAAGCTAGAGACCGATCTAACGGTCGAGATGTTGGCCAGCGGGCTGTGGAAGGATCTGAAGTTCAAGGCGTACAATTTCGATGCCCTCGGTGCAACACCGGGCCGTGGTCAGCTCCATCCGCTGATGAAAGTGCGCACCGAGTTCCGGCAAATCTTCCTCGAGATGGGTTTCTCCGAGATGCCGACCAACAATTTCGTCGAATCGTGCTTCTGGAATTTTGACGCCCTGTATGTtccacagcagcatccggcTCGCGACCAACAGGACACTTTCTTCGTGTCTCATCCACAGCTGAGCAGCAAGTTCCCGTTGCCCCTGATCGAAAGTGTTCGCGAATCGCACGAGCGTGGCACGGACGGATCGATCGGGTATCGGTACGAGTGGAAGCTGGACGAGGCGCGCAAGAACGTTCTGCGTACGCACACGACCGGCGTGAGTGCCCGGATGCTGTACAAGGTAGCGAACCAACCGGGCGGCTTCCGACCGGTCAAGTACTTCAGCATTGACAAGGTGTTCCGCAATGAAACGCTCGATGCCACGCATTTGGCCGAGTTTCACCAGGTCGAGGGTGTTGTGGCTGACTATAACATAACGCTGGGCGATCTGATCGGTACGTTCAATGCCTTCTTTAACAAGCTCGGTATCACCGAGCTGGAGTACAAGCCCACGTTCAATCCGTACACCGAACCATCGATGGAAATATTCTGCTTCCATCCGGGGCTCCAACGATGGATAGAGGTCGGCAATTCGGGTATGTTCCGGCCCGAGATGTTGCGTCCCCTTGGTGTACCGGAGGGCGTGAACGTTATCGCTTGGGGATTGTCACTCGAACGGCCAACCATGATCAAGTACGGTTTGAATAACATTCGCGATCTAATCGGCCCGAAGGTGGATCTCAAAATGGTGCAGGACGGACCCATCTGTCGCATGAATTGCTAA